The Eriocheir sinensis breed Jianghai 21 chromosome 58, ASM2467909v1, whole genome shotgun sequence sequence TCCATTTCTGTACATTGTagaaataataatcaaaataataacATGAAGTGTATACATGCCCTGTATGCATAACAAAGCTGTGCCATGTGATAGGTTTACTGTTTTGAATTAGAGAGTCATGCAGTATTCATGTAAATAGCTCAGAGAATGTATAAGTAGTCCATGTGTTTAACAGTTATTTGATGGGATACCTTTGAAGGTGCAGATGTTGCTTGTTACAATTTTAAAGTTTGGTTTGACTGATTCTAATTTAAATTATTGGTGAAGGTTTCAGTGTAATGGTTAAGTGAGTGTTAAAGTTgtgtttttggattttttttcttctcatatatGGTTTTAGTGGTGTGATTGGTGTAAAAGACAACACCACTTTTGATGCACGTCCTTCATATCAATATATGGACACACAGATTGATCTGACACAATTGACAATGGGTTGTGGGGCTTCAAGGCTCGTGTCCCAGAAGTTCTCATTTGCAAATGTTAAAACTTATAGTTTTGTATATCTTAAGTTGCTGCTACAGCTTCATAAAGTACCTTTCCATCCAATGGCtcacacttttatttatttatccccatttccttactcctcccatcctccttacgggagcagtgaatagcaggcttttttttctctatttttgtctcCCCTTAGAGCTGCCTCCTAcgctgtaaaataaaatatacattacTGACCTTTTTAACCAATAACCTACAGTGTGGCAAATTTCATTGACACTGTGTTACCAGGGATGAGATAAAAATATGTTAGTCAATAATCACCACTGAGTATCAGCTGCCAGATAGTGATTAATGGCCAAAAGGTATGAAATTCATTACATGAGTACTGAGATTATTGGAATGTACACTCTTCCAGTAGGAGTAACTTCATCAATTATTCACTCTTGATTAACAATATATAGATAAATGAGTGTTACTGATAAGTGGCATTGTGACTCAATTTACATTAGTTTTGCATAAATAGCAGAGAATTAATGTTGAGTTAATATGCTTCTTTTTGCTTATCTTTAAAGTAAGAGTAATGAATAAATGCTCAGAATAGTGCATAATGAAGTGTATTTGGTTGTTGGCTACAATAAACAGATTCACATATCTGGCACACTGCTGGTGGTACCTTCATCAGGCAGCAATTACCGTATTTTGCAGCATATAACGCGCACCATTTTCAATTGAAAAATTCCAGAAAGTTACCTCTGCGCATTATATGCCGaaggtacaattttttttttcggtctGCCTTTTTCTGCCGTAATTTTGAAGTTTGGGTCAGCGTGACTCCTAGGCTGCTACACAACTTCTCCGTGCCATTCTCAGTGTTTCCGTTACTGTAACATTGGCAGGAGAGTTTTTCGTATTTTCCGTGTCTGAATCCACGCCCGAGTGTTCACAGCCAGTGACCTCGACTCCTCTTGCTCCCAAAAGAGCTCTCAGTGTGAGTGCAATTGGGAGAGCTTAAAGTGACTTTTTCAAGCTTTGAGAGCAGTGTTAGTGGTGAAGACAGTGACATCAACAGCATTGAATTCCAATCCCTTGTCTTATCAGGAAGGCTGAGCACCGTTATTGTGCAACCTCAGTTTGGTGGCCATCCTGTAGATCAACCTCATtacggtgatggtggaagtgatactCAGGCCCCTGAGGATGCATCCCACCACCCTTCAGGGTTATCAAGTTGAGAACATGAGGGTAATGAAGGGGCTTTGTAATGGGGTcgagtgtgtggagggggagggtggcTGCCAACCATAACCTACGCAGCTCTGCGAACACAGGCTTGCTCTGACCTAAAAGTTACTGCGCTTCATCACATCACCACAGAAACAAGACATGAAGTAGAGACTTCAGGCTTGAGgcagactgaagaggaaggatggattaaGCGAATGCTTATAAATTTAAAGCAACTGGCTTAGGTAGAGCCgtgaaattgataatggaaagtgaCCAATTTTTGAGAGCATCAGAACGTTGCCATACGGGAAAAAACGATTTCACGGTACACCCCCGTCCTTTACGGGTTATCAAGAATTTCAGGAAATTGTACATCATCAGTCTTGCTTAACTgaacatatttctgagcatttcaaccactgaatattttttttcagaaattgttgtcttaaagtttagggtgcgcgttatacgccggagcatgttatacgccgcaaaatacggtacaTACATTTTAAGGAAGATTGGGAAACAGTAAAACATAGCAGTACTTTCTATCATGTCCATAATAGTATCACTGGTTAAACCTACACTAGTGGGTAAAATAATACATATCACAGTGAGGAGGACATTTCCTTTGTACATGATATGCTTACAtacataataaaaagaaatggagtGATTATTGCCGGAGCTGTTTTAAAAACACTTCATATAAGTAATTTAAGTAAGACTATGATTTCTTTGGACTGTTTctagaaaatagtaaaaatatttACTTCCTGGCGAGTGCCACACCCAGGCCCACCAGTGCCCCCAGACCAAGGATGGCCCCGCCTGCTATGGCTGCTCCCTTAATGGCATctgtaaataaaatacacaaaagaagtATTACACATTAATGACAATGATTAATGATGTAACTGGAATTACATCAAGGGAACTCAGTAAAGGAGGAAGCAATAAACATGTAGAGCAGAACCATGTTAAAGGAgggaggttgtgggggagaacGTCTCCTAAAATATTACTTGGTTCCAACTGTTCCCAGAGCTCCAAAGCTCATTCGGAGAGACTAGTGGTTAGGGATCACAAGTTCAGTGTGGTCAGACCCTGGTGAATTATATATGAATCAGAATTACATACACTCACAtacatttgtatatatgtttactTGGCAGCTACAAATATTATGGAGAAAAAATGTCCAGATTGACACATGTAAGAAATTACACCAAAAAATTAGCTacctttttccattctcttcttaatATTCTGTTCAAGCTGAAGCACTTGTCTGTTGCTTGGTTCGACTCGCAGCAAACCCTGAGCATACTTCAGAGCAGCTTCATATTCCTGTAATAAAGATAAGGATAAACCAGGCTGCATTTTCAACATTTATACTGTCCATCATCctaatgcaggagttaaccagtatcttcactccttcatccctttcactggtacaGTCTGGAACTgccctccttcatctgtatttcctccttccaataACTTAAACCAGgcctactcaactggcggcccacAGTCCGAATCCAGACCTTCTGAGTATTGTAAGTGGACCCCAGGCTgcaggagtagaaaaaaaatataattaaataacatggTCTTGGCAGTGGagttgcaagtgtatttcctggaCTGACCGTTGGCCCCAcagtcagtcaaggaaatacaccTGCAAgaatccatcaccaggaccttAAAAGTTATTTAATtcctggagcctggggtccagctacaataCTGTTCTGaacctctgcatacatttgaacttGCCTAACTGGACCTTTGTTCATAATTGCTGAGTAGTCCTGACAAACTTTTCAAGATGGGGGTATCAAGACCAAAATTAATCTTTTTATATCTTGTTCTGTCCTAAAgaacactatagtctgttcacttaagctagattcctggcgcctaggaaggttggtaagcttgcagctgattggctgctctgctcgcccgctaacactcatgtcggaccacatcttgcatgctcgagtgagacatgtttctttatcatatgccatagctcacctcatatacgagcaaaccagttttggttgacaccatcagattcagcagtgactgtagaatcaagatgtattgtaaaaactcgacaaaacaaaaaagaaaatggtattacgatgagttgaactgtgaagatgttaaaaaatgtttataaacattttttaacattatggttcaactcatcgtaataccattttcttatttgttttgtcgagtttttaaaatacatcttgattctacagtcactgctgagtctgatggtgtcaaccaaaactggctagctcatATATaagttgagctatggcatataataaagaaacatgtctcacttgagcatgcaagatgtggtccaacatgagtgttagcgggagagtggagcagccaatcagctgccaGCTTACTAACCTGCTTAGGCGCcaagaatctagcttaagtgaacagactataacaaacacacacacaaaaatacaaatattCTGTTCAGAGGTCAGACTTATCTTTTGAAGAATAAAGGTTACTTGGGAGAAAAGTCTGGCTCTAAATAAATTAATGCTCTCCTTTTTCACTATCTTCAGCTGTAACATTACATTACTCATTATTACACTAACTGCTTAGGGAACATCAATATCCTGATCTAATTACCTTAAGTCTGGCATTTCCTATTGCTAAATAGTAGATGAAGTCCCGGTTCCCACTCTCATCAGGGCGTTTGTAGAGCTCCTCGAGAAGCACAATTCCTCGCTGAATATCTGCTGGGTATCTGGAAGTACAAACGGAGGTCTGGATGTTCATTAAGTCTTTGGCTTATCAaccatgaatgcaaaataataagaCAGTATTAATTCTTATCTTTTGGGGCCCTAAGGAAGATTGTTTGGGGGAAGAATTTTGTGACTATGAACATTAAGTTTATATACTCACTTGCTGCGGACTAGGAAACAGGCGTACTCAAACTGTGTTTTACTGGAGACTTTTCCTTGACACATTTCTTCATTGTATTTACGTTCAAAGATCTGAAAATACAACACTACTTCATAAAACTGAATTACACACAATTAACAATGATTGCATCAACAAttcagagaaaaaaaggaaatattgaagcCAAGCAATTCATAATCTCAGTCTCAAAATCTGAGTAGAAACACATCTAGAAAAGGGTAGGAAGCTGTTTTTTGCTTCCATGGATGATAGTCATATAACATCCTTACTGGAAGGACTTATGCAATGTCCTGAGAATATATAGCGTAGTACAGTTTTTGGTGCCAGGCCTATTTGCAGACAGTACAGTCTTGTTGGCAAAGGATAAAAGAATGATGCAGAGGATTGAAGACGGATCTGACATGGTATACATATGAAGAGGAAGTTGGAAGTAAATACAGGCAAGAGTAAAGTCATGGTAGTATTTGAAAGAGTATGAATGTAACAGCAAAAGTAATGGGTCATGGAGTGGTTGAGCGAACATAAAAATTTGATTCATGTTGAAGTGTCTGATGTTAGTGCACTCCATACTGTGTATAatccgtttcattccatctgtccactcgcgaacataattgtggcacctgcgcattgttagtttgtGATTTAGTGacgatcaactttatattttcagtgatatatttgaatgtttgtgtatacgaAAAACCCTTAAGTctttttatatgaaccgcaaacatgctgatttgcatcgataataatctaccatacaagcacacgaaagatcAATTTGTATATCAAATAATATAGTCTGATCACTCGAATGATTCATAGCCTCTCAGCTATCCATATTTCATCTCactcaggtacataaagtgacatccaaCTCTGTAAGTCTCTATAAATAatgaattttgatgtgttgcatgtaaacagcatgggtagcctaatattaaTAAATAGCCTACCacacattcaacagttattatttactatttcatgttatttcgattattaatcattattCACATGCATTAAATTATTAATATATCCTTTatatgcacttgcagagccagatgtcttttaatatacctgaaatgagctatcaatcaatgaatttgaaaaaccatagatcgttcgagcatgatgtggcTATggtatttgatacaagcttgtctttttgtGTGCTTGTATATTAGCTTATCAATGCAAATGACTGAGTCGTATTAGCAGAATacatatatgacaacagaagagcagttgaTCAAGTAGGAGAAGAAATATCAGCGTGCTAATGAAACCAATCTTAACCAAACTTCTTACTCtattataaaaaataaagaataaaataaatcagCCTTTGTCTATCCCTAATCCATGATCCCTAGTTCCCTACCATTCTAAGTTATATGCAGCATTTTActccccattcctcctttttcttcagtaTTAAGCTTATATAATGTACAGCAGAAGGCTCGAAgcgggaaaataataacatactgTAGTGGGAAACTCGAAGTGGGGAAATAATAATGGACAGCAGAGGGCAAATAATGACATACACAGAGAAGCTTGAGGTGGAAAAATAATGATGTATAGCAGAGGGAAAATAATAccatacagcagagggaaaacaataccgtacagcagagggaaaacaataccgtacagcagagggaaaacaataccatacagcagagggaaaacaataccatacagcagagggaaagaaataccatacagcagagggaaaacaataccatacagcagagggaaaacaataccatacagcagagggaaaacaataccgtacagcagagggaaaacaataccatacagcagagggaaaacaataccatacagcagagggaaaacaataccatacagcagagggaaaacaataccatacagcagagggaaaacaataccatacagcagagggaaataataccatacagcagaggaaaacaataccatacagcagaggaaaacaataccatacagcagagggaaaacaataccttacagcagagggaaaacaataccatacagcagagggaaaacaataccgtacagcagagggaaaacaataccgaacagcagagggaaaacaataccatacagcagagggaaaacaataccgtacagcagagggaaaacaataccatacagcagagggaaaacaataccatacagcagagggaaagaaataccatacagcagagggaaagaaataccatacagcagagggaaaacaataccatACA is a genomic window containing:
- the LOC126985087 gene encoding mitochondrial fission 1 protein-like; amino-acid sequence: MEVADLLSETCAPEDLQIFERKYNEEMCQGKVSSKTQFEYACFLVRSKYPADIQRGIVLLEELYKRPDESGNRDFIYYLAIGNARLKEYEAALKYAQGLLRVEPSNRQVLQLEQNIKKRMEKDAIKGAAIAGGAILGLGALVGLGVALARK